A stretch of the Lolium perenne isolate Kyuss_39 chromosome 3, Kyuss_2.0, whole genome shotgun sequence genome encodes the following:
- the LOC127341107 gene encoding LEAF RUST 10 DISEASE-RESISTANCEUS RECEPTOR-LIKE PROTEIN KINASE-like 1.2: MPMLWLLLLPLASVLRSASGGGNTTSCTEESCGSLTIRFPFTLAGVQPLYCGYPVFDLTCDAGRGQAYLSRTFRERLFHVADISYSSNTMVAAIAGHGGCPVPDFNVSGSLALFPFTISSANKRLVFFYDCQVPPELRLPLLPRLCGNRTVGAYISGRWGEGDTLPRGVPANCSSVSVPVRGGMEPVNLLYYELLMADGFLLDLPQPLGDCDGCRRVSGECRLDRLLSFMCVCPDGKLCPSFAQSNSTTRPDRGKFKLKVIGTGIATALLSLVVLSIVCMVHNVRRKRKRSTSLDGLAIDGGSPLTPPKKEFTLAGSLLTHIFTYEELDKATDGFSNTRVLGSGGFGTVYKGILRDGSVVAVKRLYKNSYKSVEQFENEVDILSRLRHPNLVAFYGCNSSSQGSCCRDLLLAYEFVPNGTLADHLHCGGEAPLLAWPTRLNIAVEVACALAYLHARQVLHRDVKTSNILLDEEFHVKLADFGLSRLFAADATHVSTAPQGTPGYVDPAYHHRYQLTDKSDVYSFGVVLVELISSKPAVDMTRAGADVNLASMAVRMIQCCEIDRLVDPRLGYGPAASETMKTVDLMAEVAFRCLQPEQDVRPSISEVLDVLREAHQRMMEKEGCTNRDDIVLLKKSRDGSPDSVMHQWISPSTTYNDST; this comes from the exons ATGCCCATGCTTTGGCTGCTTCTCCTCCCGCTCGCCTCCGTGCTACGCTCAGCCAGCGGCGGCGGCAACACGACGAGCTGCACGGAGGAGTCATGCGGCAGCCTGACCATCAGGTTCCCCTTCACCCTCGCCGGCGTGCAGCCGCTCTACTGCGGTTACCCGGTCTTCGACCTCACCTGCGACGCCGGGCGTGGCCAGGCGTACCTGAGCAGGACGTTCAGGGAGCGCCTCTTCCACGTCGCCGACATATCCTACTCAAGCAACACCATGGTGGCCGCCATCGCCGGCCACGGCGGCTGCCCCGTCCCCGACTTCAACGTGTCAGGCAGCCTCGCCCTCTTCCCGTTCACCATCAGCTCGGCCAACAAGCGCCTCGTGTTCTTCTACGACTGCCAGGTGCCGCCCGAGCTCCGGCTGCCGCTGCTGCCGCGGCTGTGTGGCAACCGCACGGTGGGAGCTTACATCTCCGGTCGTTGGGGCGAAGGCGACACGCTGCCGCGGGGTGTCCCGGCGAACTGCAGCTCGGTGAGCGTTCCAGTGCGTGGCGGAATGGAGCCGGTTAATCTGCTGTACTATGAGCTGCTGATGGCCGACGGGTTCCTCCTGGACCTGCCGCAGCCGCTGGGAGACTGCGATGGCTGCAGACGGGTGAGCGGGGAGTGCAGGTTGGATCGACTACTCTCCTTCATGTGCGTCTGCCCCGACGGGAAGCTCTGCCCCAGTTTTGCCCAATCCAACTCAACTACTCGTCCAG atagAGGAAAATTTAAGCTCAAGGTCATTGGGACAG GAATCGCAACGGCTCTGCTTAGTCTCGTTGTACTGAGCATTGTCTGCATGGTCCACAATGTCCGAAGGAAGAGAAAGCGATCTACTTCACTTGATGGTCTCGCCATCGATGGAGGCTCGCCGCTAACACCACCCAAGAAGGAGTTCACCCTCGCAGGTTCACTGCTTACCCATAtcttcacctacgaggagcttgaCAAGGCCACTGACGGATTTAGCAACACACGTGTGCTCGGGTCCGGTGGTTTTGGGACAGTCTATAAAG GGATTCTCCGGGATGGCAGCGTGGTGGCGGTAAAGCGCCTGTACAAGAACAGTTACAAGAGTGTGGAGCAGTTCGAAAACGAGGTGGATATCCTCTCGCGGCTGCGCCACCCCAACCTGGTCGCATTCTATGGCTGCAACTCCTCCTCCCAGGGCAGCTGCTGCCGTGACCTCCTCCTCGCCTATGAGTTCGTCCCTAATGGCACCCTCGCTGACCATCTCCACTGCGGCGGTGAAGCGCCCCTCCTCGCATGGCCAACCCGCCTCAATATCGCCGTCGAGGTGGCTTGTGCGCTGGCCTATCTTCATGCACGCCAGGTCTTGCACCGTGATGTCAAGACCAGCAACATCCTCCTCGACGAAGAGTTCCATGTGAAGCTGGCTGACTTCGGGCTGTCCCGGTTGTTCGCTGCCGATGCCACCCACGTCTCGACGGCGCCGCAGGGCACGCCGGGATACGTCGACCCGGCGTACCACCACAGGTACCAGCTCACCGACAAGAGCGACGTGTACAGCTTCGGTGTGGTGCTCGTGGAACTCATCTCCTCCAAGCCGGCGGTGGACATGACCAGGGCCGGCGCCGACGTGAACCTGGCCAGCATGGCCGTGCGCATGATCCAGTGCTGCGAGATAGACCGGCTGGTTGACCCACGGCTCGGGTACGGGCCGGCGGCGAGCGAGACGATGAAGACGGTGGACCTTATGGCCGAGGTAGCGTTCCGGTGCCTGCAGCCGGAGCAGGATGTGCGGCCGTCCATCAGTGAGGTTTTGGACGTGCTCAGAGAGGCGCACCAGAGGATGATGGAGAAGGAAGGCTGCACCAATAGGGATGACATAGTTTTGCTGAAGAAGAGCAGGGACGGCTCGCCTGACTCTGTGATGCACCAGTGGATTAGCCCATCCACAACCTACAATGACAGCACATGA